A section of the Deinococcus taeanensis genome encodes:
- the recR gene encoding recombination mediator RecR has product MKYPPSLVALIRELSRLPGIGPKSAQRLAFHLFEQPREDIERLSRALLDAKRDLHTCPICFNITDAERCDVCSDPARDQTIICVVEEPGDVIAIERSGEYRGLYHVLHGVLSPMNGVGPDKLHIRPLLPRVQEGQEVILATGTTVEGDATALYLQRLLEPLGAVVSRIAYGLPVGGALEYADEVTLGRALAGRQRVSKPPS; this is encoded by the coding sequence TTGAAGTACCCGCCTTCCCTGGTGGCCCTGATCCGCGAACTGTCCCGCCTGCCGGGCATCGGCCCGAAAAGCGCGCAGCGGCTTGCCTTCCACCTGTTCGAGCAGCCGCGTGAGGATATCGAGCGGCTCTCCCGGGCGCTGCTGGACGCCAAACGCGACCTGCACACCTGCCCCATCTGTTTCAACATCACCGACGCCGAGCGCTGCGACGTGTGCAGCGACCCCGCCCGGGACCAGACCATCATCTGCGTGGTCGAGGAACCCGGAGACGTGATCGCCATTGAGCGCAGCGGCGAGTACCGCGGGCTGTATCACGTGCTGCACGGCGTCCTGAGTCCCATGAACGGCGTCGGGCCGGACAAGCTGCATATTCGTCCGCTGCTGCCGCGCGTGCAGGAGGGCCAGGAGGTGATCCTGGCGACCGGCACGACCGTGGAAGGTGACGCCACGGCGCTGTACCTGCAGCGGCTGCTGGAGCCGCTGGGCGCGGTCGTGAGCCGCATCGCGTACGGCCTGCCGGTGGGCGGCGCGCTGGAATACGCCGACGAGGTGACGCTGGGCCGGGCCCTGGCTGGCCGTCAGCGCGTCAGCAAACCGCCCAGCTGA
- a CDS encoding YbaB/EbfC family nucleoid-associated protein: MDMKKLMKQMQQAQMAASKIQEDLAAQSVEGSASGLVTVTMNGHGKVTGLKIKAEAVDADDVEALEDLILVALQDAGAKAEALQQDATRGLGIPGF; the protein is encoded by the coding sequence ATGGACATGAAGAAGCTCATGAAGCAGATGCAGCAGGCGCAGATGGCCGCCTCCAAGATCCAGGAGGACCTCGCCGCGCAGTCGGTCGAAGGCAGCGCCAGCGGGCTGGTCACCGTGACCATGAACGGCCACGGTAAGGTCACGGGCCTGAAGATCAAGGCGGAAGCGGTGGACGCCGACGACGTGGAGGCGCTCGAGGACCTGATCCTCGTGGCCCTGCAGGACGCCGGCGCGAAAGCCGAGGCCCTGCAGCAGGACGCCACGCGCGGTCTGGGCATCCCCGGCTTCTGA
- a CDS encoding NUDIX hydrolase, translating into MSRLTLPPQATQVGLAVDVAAFAMHAGELRVLLVQRGQLPHARAWALPGGFVHPGEELHEAALRELRTETTVELEPRHLEQFFTFGEVNRDPRGRIVSVAHLAVLPHGTVRVSGGGHTLGAEWVPAHQPPRLAFDHQAILDRALARLQLRLEYANLALEFLPDTFTLPELQGVYEAILNRKLDKRNFRKRLLAQGTLTPSGERRSGVGRPAQLYRRAKGTRTPAL; encoded by the coding sequence ATGAGCCGCCTCACTCTGCCCCCACAGGCCACCCAGGTTGGGCTGGCCGTGGACGTCGCGGCCTTCGCCATGCACGCCGGAGAGCTCCGCGTCCTGCTTGTGCAGCGCGGCCAGCTGCCCCACGCCCGCGCCTGGGCCCTGCCCGGCGGGTTTGTGCACCCCGGCGAGGAACTGCACGAGGCGGCCCTGCGCGAACTGCGCACCGAAACCACCGTGGAGCTTGAACCACGCCACCTCGAACAGTTCTTCACGTTCGGAGAGGTGAACCGCGACCCGCGCGGCCGCATCGTCAGCGTCGCGCACCTGGCCGTGCTGCCCCACGGCACCGTGCGCGTCAGCGGCGGCGGGCACACCCTCGGGGCCGAGTGGGTGCCCGCCCACCAGCCGCCCCGCCTCGCTTTCGACCATCAGGCGATTCTGGACCGCGCCCTCGCGCGGCTGCAGCTTCGCCTGGAATACGCCAATCTTGCGCTGGAGTTCCTGCCCGACACCTTCACGCTGCCGGAACTGCAGGGCGTGTACGAGGCGATCCTCAACCGCAAGCTCGACAAACGCAACTTCCGCAAACGCCTGCTGGCGCAGGGCACCCTGACCCCCAGCGGCGAACGCCGCAGCGGCGTCGGGCGACCGGCCCAGCTGTACCGCCGCGCCAAAGGCACCCGCACGCCAGCGCTGTAA
- a CDS encoding amylo-alpha-1,6-glucosidase has protein sequence MTRSAALPVTRPFGPLSARHPDLEVLLTDGLGGFALSSLAGVPTRCYSGLVVSQQPPVQRHTHFVAPHELLHVRGRDVALHALELAPDVFEGQGLEVLTGATLRDLLPEREQFAAGVRVRRRTFTPRGSGAVVFLYDVSSREPVTLTLGGYFVDRDMHAVHRAIPALHLQAGPGAGEVTVQGERTTVAAVHAPAATVQALTPRPFPQRVYYRHDAARGEPDHEVALGAALWTLGFPAGGGRAALVIRGQSPATDGMTLPDPWAAWDEEVERRRALATLAQDTTGVRDDLVSTLAVAADAYLVQRAQPQGVSVIAGYPWFADWGRDSMIALTGLTLLTGRHAEARDLLRTFLASLRRGLTPNNFHDDGGGAGYNTVDGALWLAVALDRYVHATSDLSFARTALPQLRALLDWHVRGTDHGVRMDESDALLLAGEPGVQLTWMDVKIEGWVVTPRHGKPIEVQGLWLAALGAETRLAGALGEAPQFAAVLARARASFPQLWAGAGYADTLSQNGGADLSVRPNAPIALALPDTPSTPEQVARTAAQVEAELLTPVGLHTLSPLDARYRGNYGGPQVQRDAAYHQGTVWPWPLTAHVELLLRQGEVTRAREALTGLLGHVWEAGLGHVSEVFSGGSLRPGGCPFQAWSVAELLRAHVLVTQAEGT, from the coding sequence ATGACGCGCTCCGCCGCCCTCCCCGTCACGCGCCCGTTCGGGCCGCTGAGCGCCCGCCACCCGGACCTGGAGGTCCTGCTGACCGACGGCCTGGGCGGCTTCGCCCTGAGCAGTCTCGCGGGCGTCCCCACCCGCTGCTACTCGGGCCTGGTGGTCAGCCAGCAGCCGCCCGTGCAGCGGCACACCCATTTCGTCGCGCCGCACGAGCTTCTGCACGTCCGCGGCCGTGACGTGGCGCTGCACGCCCTGGAACTCGCTCCGGACGTGTTCGAGGGCCAGGGTCTGGAAGTCCTGACCGGCGCGACGCTGCGGGACCTGCTGCCCGAACGGGAGCAGTTCGCCGCGGGCGTGCGCGTCCGCCGCCGCACTTTCACTCCCCGCGGATCGGGCGCCGTGGTGTTCCTGTATGACGTCAGCAGCCGCGAACCCGTCACGCTCACGCTCGGCGGGTACTTCGTGGACCGCGACATGCACGCCGTGCACAGGGCTATCCCGGCGCTGCACTTGCAGGCGGGGCCCGGTGCCGGTGAGGTGACCGTGCAGGGCGAACGCACCACGGTGGCGGCCGTGCACGCCCCGGCCGCCACCGTGCAGGCCCTGACGCCGCGGCCCTTCCCGCAGCGGGTGTACTACCGGCATGACGCGGCGCGCGGCGAACCCGATCATGAGGTCGCGCTGGGCGCCGCTCTGTGGACCCTGGGTTTCCCGGCAGGCGGAGGCCGGGCGGCGCTGGTGATCCGGGGGCAGTCACCGGCGACAGACGGCATGACGCTCCCCGACCCGTGGGCGGCCTGGGATGAGGAGGTGGAGCGCCGGCGGGCGCTCGCGACCCTCGCGCAGGACACGACCGGCGTGCGCGATGACCTTGTGAGCACGCTGGCGGTCGCGGCGGACGCCTACCTGGTGCAGCGCGCCCAGCCGCAGGGCGTGAGCGTGATCGCCGGGTACCCCTGGTTCGCGGACTGGGGCCGCGACTCGATGATCGCCCTGACCGGCCTCACTCTTCTGACCGGCCGGCACGCGGAGGCCCGGGACCTGCTGCGCACCTTCCTGGCGAGCCTGCGGCGCGGCCTGACCCCCAATAACTTCCACGACGACGGAGGCGGCGCCGGGTACAACACCGTGGACGGCGCCCTGTGGCTGGCTGTGGCCCTGGACCGTTACGTGCATGCGACCTCCGACCTGTCCTTTGCCCGCACGGCGCTGCCGCAACTGCGGGCCCTGCTGGACTGGCACGTGCGCGGCACCGACCACGGCGTCCGCATGGACGAAAGCGACGCCCTGCTGCTGGCGGGCGAACCGGGCGTGCAGCTCACGTGGATGGACGTGAAGATCGAAGGCTGGGTGGTGACCCCCCGGCACGGAAAACCCATCGAGGTGCAGGGCCTGTGGCTGGCGGCGCTGGGGGCCGAAACCCGCCTCGCCGGGGCGCTGGGCGAAGCGCCGCAGTTTGCGGCTGTTCTGGCCCGCGCCCGCGCCAGCTTCCCGCAGCTGTGGGCCGGTGCCGGGTACGCCGACACCCTCAGTCAGAACGGCGGGGCTGACCTCAGCGTCCGGCCGAACGCGCCCATTGCGCTGGCCCTCCCGGACACGCCCAGCACCCCGGAGCAGGTGGCCCGCACCGCCGCGCAGGTGGAGGCCGAACTGCTGACGCCCGTGGGCCTGCACACGCTCTCCCCGCTGGACGCCCGGTACCGTGGCAATTACGGCGGGCCGCAGGTGCAGCGGGACGCGGCGTACCACCAGGGCACCGTGTGGCCCTGGCCGCTGACCGCACACGTGGAACTGCTGCTCCGCCAGGGCGAGGTGACGCGCGCCCGCGAAGCCCTGACCGGCCTGCTCGGGCATGTCTGGGAAGCCGGGCTGGGGCACGTGTCGGAGGTGTTCAGCGGCGGCAGTCTGCGCCCGGGCGGGTGCCCGTTCCAGGCGTGGAGCGTGGCCGAGCTGCTGCGGGCCCACGTGCTGGTCACGCAGGCCGAGGGCACGTAA